A single region of the Zootoca vivipara chromosome 2, rZooViv1.1, whole genome shotgun sequence genome encodes:
- the RPS18 gene encoding small ribosomal subunit protein uS13: MSLVIPEKFQHILRVLNTNIDGRRKIAFAITAIKGVGRRYAHVVLRKADIDLTKRAGELTEDEVERVITIMQNPRQYKIPDWFLNRQKDVKDGKYSQVLANGLDNKLREDLERLKKIRAHRGLRHFWGLRVRGQHTKTTGRRGRTVGVSKKK; this comes from the exons ATG tcGCTCGTCATCCCTGAGAAGTTCCAGCACATCCTGCGAGTCCTCAACACCAACATCGATGGGCGGCGGAAGATCGCCTTTGCCATCACCGCCATCAAG ggggtgggcaggcGTTATGCCCACGTGGTGCTGAGGAAGGCGGACATCGACCTGACCAAGAGGGCTGGAGAGCTCACTGAAGATGAG GTGGAGCGTGTCATCACCATAATGCAGAACCCTCGTCAGTACAAGATCCCCGACTGGTTCCTGAACAGGCAGAAGGACGTCAAGGACGGGAAGTACAGCCAG GTCTTGGCCAACGGGCTGGACAACAAGCTCCGCGAGGACCTGGAGCGGCTGAAGAAGATCCGGGCGCATCGGGGCCTGCGCCACTTCTGGGG cctgcgcGTCCGTGGCCAGCACACCAAGACCACTGGCCGTCGTGGCAGAACCGTGGGTGTCTCAAAGAAGAAGTAA